The DNA window AATGTCTAGGGCATTGGCGATGTCCATCACTAGCTGAAGGTCCGCCTCGGGGTCACCACTTGGGACAGGGATGTGGGAGAAATGTGGCGGTAACGGGGGTGGATAGGCTGGTCGATTCCGTGGATTGCTGTGATGCAGGTGAGACACATTGTGGTGTGATGATGAGAGTGGTATTGAAGAGGTTTTATGCTGGGGAGGAGTTAGTTGCTGTGAGGATGGGTTGCTGGTCTGGTGATTGGGTGAGGacatattgttttgtatgtgtTGGTTTTGGTGTTGGTAGGTGGGCCGGGTTTTTCCCCAGGGGATATTGTTTGGAATGTGCCCTGCTGTGGAGTTTTGGCGCTGTGATAGGGGCTTAGGCTGTGATTGGATGGGGGTTGGCTGACGGTGTTTTGGTAGAACCGGAAAATTCGCCTTGGTTCCCTCTACCTCAGGCTGCGAGAGATCGAAAGAAGGCTGATTCGCAGGTGAGATTTGGTTTGGTCGGGGTTTTTTTGGGgttattattacgagtattgCTCCTTCTGCGGCGagggttaatatttttaaggGGTGGGGCTGCCGGGCAGATTGATGCGTTCGCCGAATGGGTACCACCACACAGAACGCATGTGGTTATAAATTTACCGGTGGCAGGGTCAGGTTTCCTGTCACAGTTGGATGTGAGGTGACCCCCAGGGCATTTTACACATCTGGGTGGCATTTGACAATAATTGGCCGTGTGGCCGTACCTCTGGCATCTCTGGCATTGGGCCACTCTTCTGCTTTTGTGTGGGGGTTCTATCTTGAGGCCACTCAGGCCACATACATGTTGAATGTCGAAGATTTTTTTCCCTTTGTTAGTGAGCTCTAGGACTACCTTTACTGCATTAAAAGGTTCGCGCTTGTCCTTTGGACCTTTTAGCATCCTTGTAACTTCTATGACGGGTAGGTCTTGGCTAATTAGGTCATGTTTGATGTCGGCGAGGTCAATGCTTACAGGGAGTCCGAGGATTACCACCCTCAGTTTCCTCTGCCTACCAGTGGGGCGGGAGTGAAAGCCTCCCTTTAAGAGTTTGCGCCAGCCTCTGTACTGGTCGGGGGTCTGTGTGTCTATGAAAAGGATGGCTTCCtttgtatatttgtttattcCTACGTGTGAGCGCAGAAAGCCGAGTTTTTTGTTATTGGCCTCTTTTGATAGGGTGGCCCACCTGTTGGGGTCATATACTACTAAAGAGGGGGGGAGTCTGGGCTTGCGTTTGGGTTGGCCTTCATTGTCTTCTTCGGCGTCTTCGTCAGAATAATCATCGAAGTCATCATTGTCTTCGTCAAGTGAGTCACAGTCCTCATCATCATATACTAGCTCCATTTCCTGGGTATTTGGGGGTTGGGGTGATTTCGGGCTAGTGGTTGGTGATGTATTTGGGTCGCATCAAGGGAGCGGGTTGGTTGTGAGAGAGGCAGTTTATCCTGCGGGAGATGACTATATCTATTTTGTGACAGAGGTATGGTGGTGGGTTGATGTTGGGATGGAGGGGGGGATCCTGATGAACCTGATGTCCTCTTTTTTCTCCTATTTTTCTTTGGCTTGACCTGCTCGAAGTCGTCGTCTGATTTGAGGGAAGTGTATTCTATGTCAGTACCGCTGTCTGTATTTGATAGCTGGTCTTTGGCATTTTTGTCGTAAGATGAATTTGATGAATACGCAACgccggttataatattatatatttcttccGTTCTAGGGGAACGCGATCTGGACCTGGGGGTCTGTCCTTCATTGTGGGGGGAGGTCACTCTACTATAGGGGTGGGGGCGGGAGGCCTCGCTTCCGCGGCGTGGTGTGAGAGAATGCGAACGAGCGCGCTGGTCGCCGCGGGAGCGCGCCTCTATGTCACGGCGTCTGTTTTCTGAATTGGTGGAGGAACTGTTTTTTGGGTCAGTGAAAGTGTCGGTGATTTTTAAGGAATTGGTGCTTAGAGTGGGTGTAACCCTACCTTTATTTGATGACGTGTCCGAGTTGAAGTTTTTAGCGAATGGCTGCTGAGGATGCCGCTCCTGCGGTGCCGCTGGGGGCCGAGATGGTGCTGAGGTGGAGGCGCCATCTACTTCAGTGACAGGGGTCGCTACCGCGATTTTAGCTTTATATTCAAGCCATTGCTTGTGAAGGTGGGGACAATACGAGTCCACGAATCCGTCCATGACTTCCGTACGGTTTGCCATTGTAGTGAGTCGCTCTCCCCCAGTACGCCGTACCGGGGGGATTGGGGAGGGGGGGATGGGGGTATACACTAAAGTATCAATGGTGTTAAAGAGTCACTATCTCTGGTATACACACTAGTACACGGTAAGGCGGCACAGGTTTAGAGTCACTGTCTCAATTTAAGGCGAATCACTGCAATCCTGCGATAAGCACGCGGAGCGGGGCTACAAACGCGGCAATAACACTATCCGAAACAAGGCCGGTCACTATGGGTTAGCGAACATATTTCGCGGAGCGCACAGCGCGTGCGCTCGACGCGGTGGTCACGGGCGGAATCTTCTCTTCTTGTTAAAAAATTGGCACAGCGCCCCTAAGATTATATAGGTTCACGGAGTGCGCTGTTAGTGGGGATACAACGAGCCGACATAACACGAGCCCGATCGACCAATCAACGCCCCGCGAGCAAGAGCACGATTTAGATAGAGATAAAATGTTTGAAACGATTGATTGATTGTTTGAAATCTaagactttaaataaataaataaattaattaattaattaattaatataaaattttgttggTTATACTAACGGGTGTGTGTTTATTCACGTTcgtgtgtaaataaatttatgaaaacctaacataatatgtattatattgagatcataatgataataatcatatcatatcatattgaGACTTTTCCAAATGTCTGTTTGTTTACAgatgtatttttgtgttaagaGTTGCTTATAAGACACTTGATTTAAGATCgagttgtttgtttgtttctttatttatttatttgatttattttgatcgATCGACTCGTGTATGTGCTTGTTGCAATGAAACAGAGGCGATGAACCCTTGAATACATTTGTTAGCCCTGAAAAGGGCTTTTTGATGTGCGTTTAACGCGCACAGGCGTATGACGTGAGTCGAGAAGAGGCGACACGTCgtcgtataataatatatagcaaCGACAATCAACATCTCCTCTAACAACATATCACTACAGTCACGCACGACCGATGTAagaacgacgacgacgacgacaacGCGCTCGCAGTCTTACTTCTTCGCGGCAGCCTTCTTAGCGGCGGGCTTCGCTTTGGGAGCGGCCGCAGCTTTCTTGGGCTTGGGAGCTTTAGGCTTCTTGGTCGGCGGCTTCGCGGTCTTCTTGGCCTTGGGCGCGGCGGCGCTCTTGCCCTTGGCGGGGGTGGATGGTTTCTTCGCGGCGGGCTTCTTCTTGGCGGCGGCGGCCTTCTTGTCTTTTGTGGCGGCCTTAGGCTTGGCCGGGGACGCGGCGGCCTTCTTCGCCTTAGCCGGCTTAGCTGCGGCGGGCTTCTTAGCGGCGGCTGAAGATTTAGCGGTAGATTTCTTGGCCGCAGCGGGCTTCTTGCCGGTTGACGATGACTTTGACTCCAGTTTGAACGAGCCGGACGCGCCCTTGCCTTTGGTCTGAATCAGTGCGCCGGATTCGACTGCGCTCTTCAGATATTTTCTGATGAACGGCGCCAGCTTCTCGGCGTCGACCTTGTACTGGGCGGCGATGTATTTCTTGATAGCCTGCAGGGACGAACCGCTTCTCTCCTTCAACTCCTTGATGGCGCTGTTAACCATCTCCGAGGTCTTGGGGTGGGTGGGCTTCGCCTTAGGCTTCTTAGCGCCTGCGGAGGCGGACGCCTTCGGTTTCTTCGCGGGCGTCGCCGGGGCTGGAGCGTCGGCAGCAACTGCGGTATCGGCCATATTTAATGTCGAAATAAGCAAATAAGTTGTTACAAACACAAATTAGTAAATCGCACGAACTGCGCAAAGAGAACAGCGGACGCGTGTAAGCGGAGCGCTGCGCTGGCGAGTACTAAACACGCCTATGGGGCGCCACCGATTATATATGTCCTACGGCTTAACCGTAACGCAGACCCTTATGTCGCGGGACGTTTTCTCGTAATAACACTTCCAACTTTTCACTTACTCGTTTATGATTAAACTAAATTTATAgtcaattatattataatgattataataaaattgcacatatatattctttatgaattgatatatgtatttttataacatttatattatttggaACGCCGATAAACGAATGGGAGAACTTTACTTTTGGTATTATAGGT is part of the Cydia pomonella isolate Wapato2018A unplaced genomic scaffold, ilCydPomo1 PGA_scaffold_76, whole genome shotgun sequence genome and encodes:
- the LOC133534262 gene encoding histone H1B-like: MADTAVAADAPAPATPAKKPKASASAGAKKPKAKPTHPKTSEMVNSAIKELKERSGSSLQAIKKYIAAQYKVDAEKLAPFIRKYLKSAVESGALIQTKGKGASGSFKLESKSSSTGKKPAAAKKSTAKSSAAAKKPAAAKPAKAKKAAASPAKPKAATKDKKAAAAKKKPAAKKPSTPAKGKSAAAPKAKKTAKPPTKKPKAPKPKKAAAAPKAKPAAKKAAAKK